Sequence from the uncultured Methanobrevibacter sp. genome:
ATCAGATATGATCGGTGCTCCAATTCATATTTGTGCTTATGCATTTTCAGACATTGGTGAAAAATTTGGAATGACCGGACTTGAAGTGATGCAGAAGGTTCACGAAATTGTTGATGTTCCTCTTGACCTTGATCACTTTGGTGAAAATGGTGCTATGAGACTTCCAAAAAATATCAGCGGGTGTGGTGGTGAATGCTATAATAAGGGTCCTGCATTCACTGAATGTCCTCGCGGAAGGATTCATGAACGTTTGATTGATAAAGAATTGGAGCAAAAAGATGATAAGGAAGAATGGATTAAATTATCTTCTTCTGTTGCTGTTAATGTAACTTCAGAGCAAACCGGTGACGGTCATGCTGCACCTTTAAGAGAAGCAGAAGATATCGCAAATTTGGCTAAAAAATACGGAAGAGGTTTGGAATCCATAATGTTTGTCGGTGATGGGTATGATGAGGTCATCACAGGTTTTGAAAAATCAATAGAGATTGGTGCAGACGTTATTGTTGTTGAAGGCGGTCCTTTCAACAGGTGTGAAAATACTGCTGAAGCATTTGCCAAAACTATTGCTGCTGCAAGAATATTGTCTCCTGGAAAAGTAGTTGCAACCAATGGCGCCTATGAGCATGAAGTAAGGGCAGGATTGCGTTCCGGATTAAATATGGTAATCACTGGTTTTCCAAAAAATCATCACGGATATATGTGTGGGTATGAGCCTGGAACTGCTAGAAGAGGTAAATTCGGACTTCCGCGTATTATTCAGATTATAAATGAAGAATTCCCTAACAGAGGACTTCCAGTTCAAAAACATGATCTTCTGTCTTTGGCAACTGCTGTTAAAATTGCAGGTCCTGATTATGTATATCCTAGAAAAATCGGGTCATATCATGTAGGTGATGCCCACTGGGCGACTTTAGTTAATTCCAGAATGTATCAAAATATTGAATTGAAACATACTTTAGCAGACATTGTTGATTTTGCCGAAGGAAATACAATTTCTTTACATGGCGGAAGGTTTATTTCATGGGTAATTGCCAATGAATTGGATAATCATGTCGATGAAATTATAATTTCTGATGTTGATGAATGGGTATTAAAAAATACTGTGGATAACTTGCAGGATGCTTTAAATGCAACTGTTATTGCTGAAACTGATGATAAAGTTGCAGCTAAAAATGCGGATTATTCTATCGCTTCTTCAACTATGATTTCCGTCAAAGAAAATATTTTGAAAAAGGTACCTGATGCATTAACTATCATATAAGTAATAATTTTTTACAAAAAAGTATGTTTTAAAGTAGTATTATTTTTATAAAAAGTATTACTTATTTTAATTTACTTTTTTACCTATTTTTTTATTATTTTTTTTAATGTAATCATGTATTTTGATGAATATGCTTAAATTTATTCAGTCTTTAATTAAATTAATTAGATTAGGTCTTTATTTTTAATTTTAAGAAATATGGTAAATTTTTGTAGTTATTATTTTTTCACTAATAATGATTGTCCTTTATTATTTTTTCACATACTTGTCTAATTTGTTTTTATAATTTTATAATGGGTTTATTTATCCTTAATTTTTCGATATAAGTGGTTTTTAAGGAGTAATACTTTAATAACATTTATATGTTTATTACTTATGATTAGTGTATAGGTTATTGAATTAATTTAAATTAATTTTAATAATTGTGAGATTATTTTATTAAATAATTGGAGAGAGTAGTGTGGAGATTACTGTTGATAAAATAGCAATGATTCGTGAAGATTACAATCCCAAAAATACGAATTTAAATTTAGATATTGATTGGTCTGTGGAATATGTTCACATAGATCAAAAAGAGTTGAGATATGATATTATTTTAAAGTCTATAAAATATTTAAATTTAAATTTTAAAGTTGAGGGTTTAATCAGATTGGAGGATTTGGAAGAATTTGTTCAAGGGGATTGTTCTCAAATAATTTTCCATCATTCTTGTAATATCTTAATGAATATGATTTCATTAACTAGACAGTCACATTATGAATTGTTGAAAGAGGATATCAGTTCTGCAGTTAATTTTGATGCTGCTTTTTAAATTTGGTGATGTATTATGTTTGAAATTAAACACACGTTATGCCCGTCATGTAGTGTTGGTTGTGGTATTAATGTGATTTTAGATAATGAAGAAATTGTCGGAACATTTCCTTATAAAAGGCACCCTATTAATGAAGGTAAAAATTGTTCAAATGGTAGATCTTCCCTTGAGGATATTGGAAAACAATTTGAATTGGATTCAAAAGTTTTAAATGAAGTCATTGGGAAATTAAAATCCTGCAATAATGAAAAAGTTACTGTAATTTTTTCAGGAAATAATTCTAACGAGGATTTGCAGGCAATAAAATCTTTGTGTGAATCAAATGGTTTTAATATTTTGTCATATGCGGATAATTTGAGAAATTTTGATTCAGTAGCATCTTATGAAGATGTTGAAAATGCATCAAATATTTTTGTAATTGGAAATATTTTATATGAAAATCCGTTGATTGGAAGGCGTATCATTCGAGCAAAGGAGAATGGTGCTAAAATTCATGTCAATGATGATTTGGAGGGGTCACCGACCGCTAACATATCTGATGAATTCACATCCCTCACTGTTAAAGAATTCCTTGAAACTAATGATTTTGATGATGAATCTATTTTAATATTTAATAAAGTTGATTCCTTTGATGATTTGGACTTAATCGAAAATTTAAATTGTAAATTATTGCCGGTTTATAGCAAATCTAATTTAAAAGGAGCATTGAATTTAGTTGAAGCGATTTCTAAGGAAGATGCATTAGATTTATTAAACAATACTGAACTATTATTGGTTTTCAATGATGATGTTGTGAATGAATTTGATTTTGATTTCAAATCAATTTCTCAAGTAATTGCAATCGCTCCATCTCAAAATGATACAACTGAAATTGCGGATTATGTGATTCCAACAAAATTTTGGTTTGAATGTGATGGGTCATTCACTAATGCGGAAGGATTAACACAGCAATTCAATTCCCTTTGTGATTCAGGTAATATGAGTATTGTGGAAATTATTGAACAAATAAATGGAGAGTTGGAGTGATTTTATGAGTCATATATTAGCTAAATCAAAAGATGATGTAATTCTTGATGCGGGAGAATGCGGCGGTGCTGTTACAAGCATTTTCAAATATCTGTTGGATGAAGGTCTTGTAGATGGTGTACTGGCATTACGTCCTGGTGATGACATATACGATGGAGTTCCAACTTTTATAACTGATTCTGAAGATCTGATTTCTACAGCCGGTTCCTATCATTGTGCTCCTACAATGGTCGGAAATCTCATACAAAAATATTTCTCAGATAAAAAGATTGCAGTTGCTGTAAAACCATGTGATATTAGATCTATTGAAGAGTTGATTAAAAGACATAAAATCAATCCGGATAACATTTATACTGTAGGTTTGAATTGTGGAGGAACTGTTTCTCCAGTTACTGGGCGTAAAATGATTGAATTATTTTATGATATAAATCCTGATGATGTTGTAAGTGAAGAGATTGATAAAGGACAATTTATTGTAGAACTTGCTGACGGTAGTGAAAAAGGCGTAAAAATCCATGAATTGGAACAACAAGGATATGGAAGACGTAATAATTGTCAAAGATGTGATGTAAAAATCCCTAGAAACGCAAATATTGCATGCGGTAACTGGGGTTCTGAAGACGGATGGACTTTCATAGAAATAAATGATGAAAAGGGTCAGGAATTAATTGATGGTGCAAAAAAGGCCGGTGTTCTTGAAACCAAAAATGCATCTGAACAAGCTATTGGTGCAAGGTCAAAAGTAGAAGGTATCATGATAAAGATGGCTAAAAAAGCTCAGGACGCCAAATTCGGAGATGCAGAAAACATGGATGCATGGAAAAGATGTATCGGATGTTATGCATGTAGAGATATTTGTCCAATCTGTTGGTGTTATGAAAACTGTGAATTAAACAAATCCTACTTTAAAGATGAACTTAACATTCCTCCTGAACCAATTGCATTCCAAGGAGTAAGGCTCTCTCATATGAGTTTCAGTTGTGTTGATTGCGGTCAATGTGATGATGTATGTCCTATGGACATTCCTGTTTCATTAATCTTTGACAAGTTACAGAAAAAATATTATAATAGGACTGGTTATGTAGCGGGAGTTTCAGATGATATTAAACCTCCATTATATAGTCCAGATAAAGTTGAATTATGAGGTGGTTTTAATGTCTGATGATATAAAAATTGTAGGTTTGTTATGTAACTGGTGTTGTTATGGAGGTGCTGATACTGCAGGAACTGCACGTATGCAATACCCTCCTAATGTCAGAATCATTCGTGTAATGTGTTCCGGAAGAATAAATCCTTCAATGATTTTTAAAGCTTTTGAAGAAGGTGCAGATGGAGTATTTGTAGGGGGATGCCATATTGGGGATTGCCATTATGATGCAGGTAACTACAAATGGTCTAGAAGATCAAAAATCGTTGAAGATATTTTAGAAGAATTCGGAATTGAAAAAGAAAGATTTCGTCATGAATGGATTTCAGCATCTGAAGGTGAAAAATTTCAAAAAACAATGTTGGAATTTCATAAAACTCTCTCAAAAATGGGTCCATTACATTTAGAATAGAGTTAAAAATAGTCAGCATATAGTATGTAGATAGCTATGAAATAATAGCTATTTACTTCTATATAATTGTTTTTCTAAGATTAGTGGAATAATCACTAATGCTAGAAAAATAGTTAGAATAGTAATGTTTTGATTATTTTTCAATTAATTATCTTTATGTTGAAAATTCATCATTAGTCGGGTGATATTGGTTGTTGGCATAACCAATCGATATTGCTTTTTTCTCCATCATATAGATAATTAAACAATGAAAAAAGAAATTTATATGGTTTCTTTCACTGTCTACAATAGCTATTAAAGCGATCTCTCCTCTAACCTTTAATAGCTATTTTTTTATAATCTGATTTTTATAATATTTTTTTGTAAATTGTTATTATTTTAGGTAGTATTATTTTAATAAAAAGTATTACTTTTTTTTTAATAGATATTTTTAATTATTTTTATTATTGATTGCATTATTTTAAAGGATAAACCAAAATAAATTCTTAAACAGAGGTATTCGGTAAATAAACCGGTAAGGGTATTGTTTTTTTTAGTATTATTGGTTTTACTTATTTTGGTGGTTATTATTTTTTTGTAAATATTCATTTAAAATAATTATTTGTCTTTTTTACAGTCTCTAGTTTTTTATTGAGAAATTTAACTAAATTTTAATCTTTTGATTTGAATTTAACGTAGAATTTAGAGAGTATTACTTTAATAACATTTATATGTTTATTACTATTTAGTATAGTATAGATTATCTTTAGGATAATTAAATATGCCACGGCAAATTAGTAATTAGCCGCCTTACCTCAAGTAAATAGCTTTTAGCTATTTACTCTCTATCTTTCATTTTTTTAAGATTTTAAATTATTTTTTTCTTAATTTGCAAGTCCTACATATAAAAAAGTATATGCTGGTGATGGAAAAAATAAGGGAATATTTAATCGGATAAGTAATAATATTCTCCTTTCTCTTTTTGTTCACGGTCTTTATAACTGTCGAGCTTGTTGACTCTTGGTCTTTTTGTTTCTTTGTCTCTTCTGAATGTAATGTTGAGATTTCCTAAAAATTCGTTCATTGCATTTCTAAGGTCAGTTGGTTTTGATGCATGACCGTTCAATCCAGGAACTCCGTCAAACACCATTGCCCTGTCGGAAATATAATCTATAAAGACAATATCGTGATCAACAATAAGTGAAGCAGCATTTCTGCTTTCAACAAGTTTTCTGATAACTCTTGCAGCAATAAGTCTTTGTTCAACATCCAGGAATGCTGTAGGTTCGTCGAAAAGATAAATCTCAGCATCTTTGGCCAAAGTTGCAGCTATTGCAAGTCTTTGAAGTTCCCCACCACTTAATCCTTTAACAGGTTTGTCAAGCATTTCGTTTAATGTTAATGGATTCAGGATTTCACTTTCAAAGATTTTACTGCCGTAACTAGGTGCATTCATGTATAAAAAGTCACTAACGGTTCCTTCAAAGTTTGAAACGATGTATTGTGGTTTGTATGCAATTGTAACTTCCTCATCAACTTCTCCGGAAGTAGGCTCTTCAACGCCTGCAAGTATTTTAGCGAATGTTGTTTTACCGATACCGTTTGAACCAAATGCAGTTACAATTTCATCGTAAAAGATTTCTCCTTCATCAGCAGTCAGTGTGAATCCGTCATATTCTTTGCTTAAATCGGAATAGCTTGCAAGCGCATCTCCTTCATCTTCTGGAGTTGGGGGTCTTATGGTAAATTCAATAGGATTTCTTCTGATTCTTACATTCTCTTCTGCTAAAAATCCTTTGATATAAGCATTAATACCTAATCTGACACCTTTTCTTCCGGACACTACACCGTATCCTCCAGGTGTACCGTATAGGATGTGGATGTTGTCGGACAATGCATCTAGAGTAGCAAGGTCGTGCTCAATAACAAGAACGCTTTTGCCTTCTTCTGCAAGTGAACGGATAACCTTAACGGCATTTAATCTTTGTGACACGTCAAGCCAGGATGTAGGTTCGTCAAAGTAGTAGAAATCACCTTCCCTTAAAACGGTCGCAGCTATTGCAACCCTTTGAAGTTCCCCACCACTGAGGTTTTCCATTTTTCTGTCTAAAACGTTTTCAAGCTGAAGCTCTTTTGTGACATAATCCAGCTTGTCTCTTTCATTAACGTTTGTAAGAAGGTCTTTCACTTTACCTTTAACAACTTTAGGAAGCTGGTCTACCATCTGCGGTTTCAGTATGGTTTTGATGTTGCCTTCAGATAAATCCTTGAAATATTTCTGAAGTGCTGAGCCTTTATAGTAGTCTATTACAGCATCCCAGTTTTCAGGTTTGTTTTCATAGTCTCCAAAGTTTGGGATCAGATTTCCTGATAAAATATTCATTATTGTGGATTTACCGATACCGTTCTGGCCTAAAAGTCCTAAAACAGTTCCTTCCTCAAGGGTTGGAAGACCGAACAGCTCGAACTGGTTTTGGCCAAACCTGTGGATAGGTTCACCTGCGGCTTCTGGTAAATTGATAATTGTAATAGCATCAAATGGGCATCGGTTGGTACAGATACCGCATCCTTCACATAATTCCTCAGATATCAACGGTTTTTTTGTATTTTCATCAATTACTATGGTGTCCTCATCCATTCTGACACCAGGACAGTAATTTATACAAAGATAATCACATTTTTTAGGTTGACATCTGTCCTTGTCTAAAATTGAAATACGAGTCATTATAATCTCCTTAAAAAATATAATCATTAATAATTTTATTTATTCTATTTAATTAAATTATTGTAAAATGCAGTATTTTTAAAAATTGCTTTCACTTTGTAGAATTGCTGTTATTTGTTAAAATTGCTTTTAATTGGTTTAATTGAATTCATTTAATTAAATTGCTGTAAATAAACCATATTATTTATTTTTTATGGTTTAATAATTATATAAATCCTTTTTAACTTATTTAAACAAAAAATATGAATAAATTAAATAGGGGGTATATTATGGCTGAATTCCAAGAAGACATGCTTTTCAAAAATGTCAGTGATGAAGATGCCAGTATACTTTTGGATATAATGGGTATCAAATCTAAAAAGGTAAATGTATGGACTAAAGAATTAAGACATATTGACCCGACCAATTTCAAGCCCGACCTGATTTTGGATTTGGATGATCAGAATCTGATTATTGAATTTCAAAGTACAAGTGTAAATGATGATTTTTCAAAAAGAGGGCTTTCTTATGTTGCAATCACTAATCAGTACAAGAAAAATAGAAAAGAAGTTAATTTGGCGGTTTTAAGCACAGCTGAAGATTCAAAAATTATTGAATACAAATACAACAGATTAAATTGTTTCAGGTATGAAATTGTTGGGTTGAATAATTTAAGTAGTTCAGATATTATAAATAATATTGAAACTAAACTAAAAAATAAAAAAATACCTACTAGTAAAGACATAATATTATTGTCTTTAGTCCCTTTGAGTAAAAAAGGAAAACATATTGTTGAATATATCTACAAGGTTATTAGAATATTGTTTAAATTAAAAAACATGACAATTTCTCAATCAGATCTAGCTTTGGGGATAATGTGGTTAACAACTGATAAATTTGTCGTTGATGCTTTTGAAAGAAATATTATCTGTGATATGTTGGGTGGTAGAATGAGTTTGATTCATGAATATGGTGAAAATAAGTATGAAGAAGGTAAAGAGCAAATTATTGTTAATTTGTTGAAATCTGGAGATGATCCTGAAGTCATTTCTAAAAAATCTGAAATTCCTTTGGATAAAATTATTGAGATAAAAGAAAAACATAAATTATGAGATTATTTGGGATATCATGAAACAGGTTATGATTGTAAGAACAGATTTAAAAATGAAAAAAGGAAAAATCGCTGCACAGTGCTGCCATGGTGCTATAGGGGCTTATAAGAAATCTCCTGCTGATAAAATTAGAAAATGGGAAAATGAGGCTTATGCTAAAGTGGTTTTAAAAGTCAAGACATTGGAAGAGTTGACTGAGCTTAAAAAAATAGCCGATCAAAAAGGCATAGCCAATTATCTGGTAGTTGATGCGGGCCGTACTCAGATACCTACATCAAGCGTTACAGTTTTGGCTCTCGGTCCTGATGAAGATGAAATCCTTGATGAAGTTACTGGAGATTTGAAACTTTTATAGTTTAACTATCATTTTAATTGAAGCTATTTTTAATTAAACATGGGCGTGATTAAAATCATAAAACAGGTTGTAAAGATTGGTGGGAGTCTTTTTCCAAATTATGCAATAAACCTTGCAGAAAAACTCAAAAACACCGGTTCGGTTATTATTCTGGGTGGTGGCGAATTTGCCAATCTGATTCGTAAATATGATGATGATATAAACTTTTCAGAAGAAACTAATCACTGGACGGCTATTGACTGCATGGATATAATAGCAAAGCTGGTCAATGATAAGGTTGACTCTACAAAACTGGCTTATTCAATAGAAGAAGTCAATGCAATTTCAGATGAAGGTTTCACTCCAATATTTGTTGTTTCTGAATTTTTAAAAAGAGAAGATCCTTTTGAATGCACATGGGATGTAACTTCAGATTCGATTGCAGCTTATGTTTCACACATTCTAAATGCAAACCTTTTAATAGTAACAAATGTAAATGGTATATATACCCAAGAACCGGAAGAGCCAGGTTCAACATTCATAAGTAAAATCGATGCAACAAAATTACTAACTTTTCAAGAGTCATCGATTGATGTAATGTTACCGTCTCTTTTATTAGAGTTTGGGTCTGATTGTTATGTTGTGAACGGAAAATATCCCGAAAGGGTTTTATCTCTTATAGATGATACTATAAATGATTATAATTTCGATTACACACAAATAATAGGTGATTAAAAATGAAAACTGTAGAATGTATTTCATGCAAACAAGAAATTCCATTAACTGGACCATTTGTCGAATTTGAATGTCCAGAATGTGGAGCAAAAATATCAAGATGTGAAAAATGCCGTACTTTCGGTCACGCTTACAAATGTGAATGCGGATTTGAAGGACCATAAATTTAAAATGGAGGAATTAGAATGGGTGAAGTATTAACAACTATGAAAATCATGCCGGACAGTCCGGACGTAGACTTAGAAGCTATTAAAAAAACTATTGAAGAATCAATGCCTGAAGGCGCAAAACTTCATGACATGAAAGAAGAACCAATCGCTTTCGGTTTAGTTGCAATTATCATTAACTTCATCACCGATGACGGTGAAGGTGGATCTGAACCTGTTGAAGAAATGGTTTCAGCTATTGAAGGCGTAGCTAGTATTGAAATTACTGGCGTTGGAAGATTAATGGAATAAGTCCATTTGTTCTTTTTTTAGAGTTATTAAATAACTCTCTTTACTTTTTTTTAAATTTTCTCATATTACTGATTTTAAAAAGTTAATGTTGGTGTTAATTCAGTTTATTTCTTTTTTAAAATTATGTATATTAAATAATTTTAAATATTTTTTTTTAAAAGATATATTTATGTATAATTATTTTGAGGATGAATATGAAATTTAATAAAATTGTTTTATATTCCCTTGTATTGCTGGTTTTATTGTTTTCAATTACTGCAATATCTGCTGCTGATTTAAACGATACTAGTGATATGGGTGATGTTTTAAAAGATGATGGCGATATTAAATCATATTATGATTTAAATTATGATATTGCCTTGGAAAATTCAAGTTTTAATTTGGAATCCGATTATAAATTTGATAATCAAAGTGATATGAATTATAATCGGGGAATTAGAATTGCTAAGGAAAATTTTACAATCAATGGAAATAATCATGCAATAGACTGTTCTAATCAGGCTAGAGCATTTGTGGTTGTTGGAAAAGATGTGAAAATAAACAATCTGATTATAAAAAATGCTTTTTATGGATATGGTTCCGCTATTATATCCTACTCAAAGCTGACCCTGAATAATGTGACTTTTATAAACTGTTCGGGGGTTGGTTCTTTTAACGGCGGTGCTGTTCTTGTCACTGGTGCAACTTTAAATGTAAATAACTGTAAATTTATTGATACGTCTGGTGAGGAAGGGGCTTCAATTACTTCATCAATGGGTGTTGTCAATGTTGTCAATTCAACATTCACCAGCATCTCTGATAAAATCATTAAGGGCCATATTTACTCACAAAATTCAAATTTAACTGTTTTGAACTCTAATTTTTTAAATACTACTTCTAAATATGCAACTGCAATATTTGTTACTGGTGAGGGAAACATTTTAATTTTAAATTCTAAATTTAAAAACTTGGCTGCCAATAAAACAGCAGGTGCAATCAGTGTTAAATCAAGTTCTAAGTTAACTATTTCTGATTGTGAATTTGATAATGTTTACAGTGAAAAAAATGGTGGTGCGGTTTTTGCAGATGTGTTTGAAGGAAACGGCCAGGTCATGGTTCAAAACAGCAAATTCCATGACTGTTATTCTGAATTTGGTGGAGCTATTCTTCAATTAGGCGGAAGTTTAATAGTTAAAGATTCTAATTTTGCTGATAATGTTGCAGAATATGAAGGTGGTGCAATTTATACCAGTTTTGTTGATGTGGGGATATCAAATTCAACATTCAAATCCAATACTGCATCAGACAACATATCTTATGGCGGTGCAGGTTATTTTGATATGGGAAATGTAATTATCGAGAAAAGCACTTTTGAAAATAATACCGCATTTGGAGTATCAACAGTTTATGCATATGATACTAATCTGACTTTAGAAAATAACTGCTTTAACAATCCTTCTGATGTTACAAGCATATATACAGTATATGGAAAAGTAATTGACAA
This genomic interval carries:
- the hmdC gene encoding 5,10-methenyltetrahydromethanopterin hydrogenase cofactor biosynthesis protein HmdC codes for the protein MYDLIKRAVHDDDAAIVISKMDKDVVSVVDAISELSLEETMKLGMQFKRFPLGCDLTEVVAGTCASDLELMDLLGNCRLSDMIGAPIHICAYAFSDIGEKFGMTGLEVMQKVHEIVDVPLDLDHFGENGAMRLPKNISGCGGECYNKGPAFTECPRGRIHERLIDKELEQKDDKEEWIKLSSSVAVNVTSEQTGDGHAAPLREAEDIANLAKKYGRGLESIMFVGDGYDEVITGFEKSIEIGADVIVVEGGPFNRCENTAEAFAKTIAAARILSPGKVVATNGAYEHEVRAGLRSGLNMVITGFPKNHHGYMCGYEPGTARRGKFGLPRIIQIINEEFPNRGLPVQKHDLLSLATAVKIAGPDYVYPRKIGSYHVGDAHWATLVNSRMYQNIELKHTLADIVDFAEGNTISLHGGRFISWVIANELDNHVDEIIISDVDEWVLKNTVDNLQDALNATVIAETDDKVAAKNADYSIASSTMISVKENILKKVPDALTII
- a CDS encoding pilus assembly protein; its protein translation is MEITVDKIAMIREDYNPKNTNLNLDIDWSVEYVHIDQKELRYDIILKSIKYLNLNFKVEGLIRLEDLEEFVQGDCSQIIFHHSCNILMNMISLTRQSHYELLKEDISSAVNFDAAF
- a CDS encoding Coenzyme F420 hydrogenase/dehydrogenase, beta subunit C-terminal domain — translated: MSHILAKSKDDVILDAGECGGAVTSIFKYLLDEGLVDGVLALRPGDDIYDGVPTFITDSEDLISTAGSYHCAPTMVGNLIQKYFSDKKIAVAVKPCDIRSIEELIKRHKINPDNIYTVGLNCGGTVSPVTGRKMIELFYDINPDDVVSEEIDKGQFIVELADGSEKGVKIHELEQQGYGRRNNCQRCDVKIPRNANIACGNWGSEDGWTFIEINDEKGQELIDGAKKAGVLETKNASEQAIGARSKVEGIMIKMAKKAQDAKFGDAENMDAWKRCIGCYACRDICPICWCYENCELNKSYFKDELNIPPEPIAFQGVRLSHMSFSCVDCGQCDDVCPMDIPVSLIFDKLQKKYYNRTGYVAGVSDDIKPPLYSPDKVEL
- a CDS encoding hydrogenase iron-sulfur subunit, whose amino-acid sequence is MSDDIKIVGLLCNWCCYGGADTAGTARMQYPPNVRIIRVMCSGRINPSMIFKAFEEGADGVFVGGCHIGDCHYDAGNYKWSRRSKIVEDILEEFGIEKERFRHEWISASEGEKFQKTMLEFHKTLSKMGPLHLE
- a CDS encoding ribosome biogenesis/translation initiation ATPase RLI translates to MTRISILDKDRCQPKKCDYLCINYCPGVRMDEDTIVIDENTKKPLISEELCEGCGICTNRCPFDAITIINLPEAAGEPIHRFGQNQFELFGLPTLEEGTVLGLLGQNGIGKSTIMNILSGNLIPNFGDYENKPENWDAVIDYYKGSALQKYFKDLSEGNIKTILKPQMVDQLPKVVKGKVKDLLTNVNERDKLDYVTKELQLENVLDRKMENLSGGELQRVAIAATVLREGDFYYFDEPTSWLDVSQRLNAVKVIRSLAEEGKSVLVIEHDLATLDALSDNIHILYGTPGGYGVVSGRKGVRLGINAYIKGFLAEENVRIRRNPIEFTIRPPTPEDEGDALASYSDLSKEYDGFTLTADEGEIFYDEIVTAFGSNGIGKTTFAKILAGVEEPTSGEVDEEVTIAYKPQYIVSNFEGTVSDFLYMNAPSYGSKIFESEILNPLTLNEMLDKPVKGLSGGELQRLAIAATLAKDAEIYLFDEPTAFLDVEQRLIAARVIRKLVESRNAASLIVDHDIVFIDYISDRAMVFDGVPGLNGHASKPTDLRNAMNEFLGNLNITFRRDKETKRPRVNKLDSYKDREQKEKGEYYYLSD
- the pth2 gene encoding aminoacyl-tRNA hydrolase — translated: MKQVMIVRTDLKMKKGKIAAQCCHGAIGAYKKSPADKIRKWENEAYAKVVLKVKTLEELTELKKIADQKGIANYLVVDAGRTQIPTSSVTVLALGPDEDEILDEVTGDLKLL
- a CDS encoding delta 1-pyrroline-5-carboxylate synthetase, whose product is MGVIKIIKQVVKIGGSLFPNYAINLAEKLKNTGSVIILGGGEFANLIRKYDDDINFSEETNHWTAIDCMDIIAKLVNDKVDSTKLAYSIEEVNAISDEGFTPIFVVSEFLKREDPFECTWDVTSDSIAAYVSHILNANLLIVTNVNGIYTQEPEEPGSTFISKIDATKLLTFQESSIDVMLPSLLLEFGSDCYVVNGKYPERVLSLIDDTINDYNFDYTQIIGD
- a CDS encoding zinc finger domain-containing protein, with the translated sequence MKTVECISCKQEIPLTGPFVEFECPECGAKISRCEKCRTFGHAYKCECGFEGP
- a CDS encoding elongation factor 1-beta, which produces MGEVLTTMKIMPDSPDVDLEAIKKTIEESMPEGAKLHDMKEEPIAFGLVAIIINFITDDGEGGSEPVEEMVSAIEGVASIEITGVGRLME